The following are from one region of the Balneolaceae bacterium genome:
- a CDS encoding type II toxin-antitoxin system HigB family toxin, protein MRVFARKTLREFWTNHSDSEDALKSWFSEAENSQWESPADIKDKYPHASILPDNRVVFNIKGNNYRLVVKINYDYGQVFIRFVGTHAEYDKIDATTI, encoded by the coding sequence ATGCGAGTATTTGCCCGAAAAACATTGCGTGAGTTTTGGACTAATCATTCGGACAGCGAAGATGCTTTAAAGTCGTGGTTTTCTGAAGCGGAAAATTCTCAATGGGAATCACCAGCTGATATAAAGGATAAGTATCCACACGCCAGTATTCTTCCTGACAATCGAGTGGTTTTCAATATCAAGGGCAATAATTATCGGTTAGTAGTCAAAATTAATTATGACTACGGACAGGTATTCATCCGTTTTGTAGGTACTCATGCCGAATACGACAAAATTGATGCAACGACAATTTAA
- a CDS encoding helix-turn-helix domain-containing protein, whose protein sequence is MQIQPIHTEDDYQKALERIEEIFDAKPGSKEGDELEILGILVDEYEKKHFPIESPKPVEAIKFRMDQLGLEQKDLAKILGSKSRASEILSGKRSLSLRQIKLLYKKLGIPAEVLIQEPKPVT, encoded by the coding sequence ATGCAGATTCAACCCATACATACTGAAGACGATTATCAAAAAGCATTGGAGCGTATCGAAGAAATTTTTGATGCTAAGCCCGGTAGTAAAGAAGGCGATGAATTGGAAATATTGGGAATTTTAGTGGATGAATATGAAAAAAAGCACTTCCCTATTGAGTCTCCCAAACCAGTTGAAGCTATAAAGTTTCGAATGGATCAGCTTGGACTTGAGCAAAAAGATTTAGCAAAAATATTGGGATCGAAATCAAGGGCTAGTGAAATCCTATCAGGCAAACGGTCCCTTTCCCTTCGTCAAATAAAATTGTTGTATAAAAAGCTGGGAATTCCTGCAGAAGTTTTAATCCAAGAACCAAAACCGGTTACATAA
- a CDS encoding Fic family protein codes for MKYHTPKSEDEILPNKLGLNDPEKIAEEEYRGFLRAEIKFESELDQIATFNWELLSMIHKTALGHLYEFAGDLRQVNLSKGGFMFPAAKFLPSAVEKFEKEFLDPLPDKIEDYNKLIEHVAPLHAELLFIHPFRDGNGRTARLFVDLIALKSGFERFDFEKITEKRMPEYIKAVQAAADKNYEPMITLFRSLKK; via the coding sequence ATGAAATACCACACGCCCAAATCTGAAGATGAGATACTGCCTAACAAACTCGGTTTAAATGACCCCGAAAAAATTGCTGAAGAAGAATACCGTGGATTTTTAAGGGCAGAAATCAAATTCGAATCTGAACTGGACCAGATAGCCACTTTTAACTGGGAATTGTTGTCTATGATCCATAAAACAGCTTTAGGACATTTGTACGAATTTGCTGGAGACTTAAGGCAAGTAAATCTGTCTAAAGGAGGCTTCATGTTTCCTGCTGCTAAATTTCTCCCTTCTGCTGTTGAGAAATTTGAAAAAGAATTCTTGGATCCATTACCAGACAAAATTGAAGATTATAACAAACTGATTGAACACGTAGCGCCACTTCATGCTGAGCTTCTTTTTATCCATCCGTTTCGGGATGGCAATGGCAGAACAGCACGACTATTTGTCGATTTGATTGCTTTAAAAAGTGGTTTCGAACGGTTCGATTTCGAAAAGATAACGGAGAAGAGAATGCCTGAATATATTAAAGCCGTTCAGGCAGCAGCAGATAAGAATTATGAACCAATGATTACTCTCTTTAGGAGTTTGAAGAAGTAG
- a CDS encoding HNH endonuclease, with the protein MAQEFTSEDAPFFKWMNNNPDGFVLNTKKSEKSSYAYFHKSNCGHIGGPIEGNGSNPYTSKDYIKVCSTDPKDLLNWIKLNRENAIEHAVNCKDCNPDIDLDSINMAYPSEQHIPSHMEGAKKEVTVNRYERDRKARKKCLEHHGYNCAVCEMNFEERYEGLEANPIHVHHLDPISQANGEREVDPKKDLVPVCPNCHAVIHATSSIYSIEEVKEMLQN; encoded by the coding sequence ATGGCTCAAGAATTTACTTCCGAAGATGCTCCTTTCTTCAAATGGATGAATAATAATCCAGATGGTTTCGTTTTAAATACGAAGAAATCTGAAAAATCATCTTACGCCTATTTTCATAAATCTAACTGTGGCCATATTGGCGGACCTATCGAAGGAAATGGATCAAATCCCTATACCTCAAAAGACTATATAAAAGTCTGCTCTACTGATCCTAAGGATTTATTAAATTGGATAAAATTAAATCGGGAAAATGCTATCGAGCATGCAGTAAACTGTAAAGATTGTAATCCTGATATTGACCTTGATTCTATCAATATGGCTTATCCGTCAGAACAGCACATTCCTTCACATATGGAAGGCGCAAAAAAAGAAGTAACAGTAAATAGATATGAACGTGACCGAAAAGCTCGAAAGAAATGTCTTGAGCACCATGGATATAATTGTGCAGTATGTGAAATGAATTTTGAAGAACGTTATGAAGGATTAGAAGCCAATCCTATTCATGTTCATCATTTAGATCCCATATCACAGGCTAATGGAGAAAGAGAAGTTGACCCTAAGAAAGATTTAGTGCCTGTTTGCCCCAATTGTCACGCAGTAATTCACGCTACTTCTTCCATTTATTCAATAGAAGAAGTAAAAGAAATGTTACAAAATTAA
- a CDS encoding AbrB/MazE/SpoVT family DNA-binding domain-containing protein, which yields MKTKLVRIGNSQGIRIPKPIIEEIGLSEEIEMILKDNQIILRSAEQTRKGWDSAFERMAEEQDDQLIDKEEVEAPSKWDETEWTW from the coding sequence ATGAAAACGAAACTTGTTCGTATCGGAAATTCCCAGGGAATTCGTATTCCCAAACCTATTATTGAAGAAATTGGGCTTTCAGAGGAAATCGAAATGATTCTTAAAGATAATCAAATCATCCTTCGTTCTGCTGAACAGACTCGCAAGGGCTGGGATAGTGCTTTTGAGAGAATGGCTGAAGAACAAGATGATCAGCTGATTGACAAAGAGGAAGTTGAAGCCCCAAGCAAGTGGGATGAAACTGAGTGGACATGGTAA
- a CDS encoding type II toxin-antitoxin system PemK/MazF family toxin — translation MVKRDLVERFDVYLISLDPTKGSEIKKTRPCLIISPDEMNRHIRTVIIAPMTSTIKNYPSRVTTTFQKKRGQIVLDQIRTVDKQRLIKKLGTISSSAQDKTLNVLQEMFSP, via the coding sequence ATGGTAAAACGAGATCTCGTTGAACGTTTTGATGTCTACCTAATATCTCTTGATCCAACGAAAGGGTCGGAAATAAAGAAAACCCGTCCTTGCCTAATCATTTCTCCTGATGAAATGAATCGCCATATTCGAACGGTTATTATTGCTCCAATGACATCAACAATTAAAAACTATCCATCAAGGGTTACAACGACTTTTCAAAAGAAACGTGGACAGATCGTCTTAGATCAAATTCGGACAGTAGATAAACAACGGTTAATCAAAAAGTTGGGAACGATTAGTTCTTCAGCCCAAGACAAAACATTAAATGTACTCCAAGAAATGTTCTCTCCATAG
- a CDS encoding helix-turn-helix transcriptional regulator yields MKKDDLEIFIDKKKAKSSEFAENFEEGYLNFKIGAILRQARENMGATQADVAEKLNTTKSVISRMENHAEDIKLSTLAKYAKALGKKVKLEIQ; encoded by the coding sequence ATGAAAAAAGATGATTTAGAAATATTTATCGATAAGAAAAAGGCAAAGAGCTCAGAGTTTGCAGAGAATTTCGAAGAAGGATATTTGAATTTTAAAATTGGAGCTATTCTAAGACAGGCTCGCGAAAATATGGGAGCAACCCAAGCAGATGTTGCCGAGAAGTTAAATACAACAAAATCTGTGATCTCGCGAATGGAGAATCATGCTGAAGATATCAAGCTTAGCACACTTGCCAAGTATGCGAAAGCGTTGGGAAAGAAGGTCAAACTCGAGATTCAGTAA
- a CDS encoding NAD-binding protein: MIEGSSIIYYAFLAGAVFAGVYVYFFYGLNDWLRKVYRSVLFVVGLILVYGVVYQWGMAYFEGIEKSYIHSLQVVIESVTTAGYGGDAPWTSGFMNFFVIWMNLTGVIMVFLAFPLFVFPMIREAIQPHPPESIDFEDHVIICSISKRASILQQELQSKSIPYVIVDLDEKAVMDLHENGIPVLLGNPSDEEVLKSANISKARALVADMDDENNALICLASRSLKNELIVLSVATEENMIPYHRYAGASQVILPRRILGKSLAERVIVSITEDLQGVTQLSDELELTEILIEPNSDIVGKTIQQSQIRERYGVNIIGAWFSGNFVSSPKPDKVINEHTILLLAGSHQNLTEFRAKTVSRQHDVEGPVIIAGLGVVGQTISELFRERDIEYIVVDIADKEGVDIVGDITKKETLEKAEIHDASTIILAVNDDRSAIFTTLVLQQINPKAEIIARVNDIDNIGKVYRAGADYVLSLPTVTGRMLFSMLMEDDDILSTDTLYEVVRIEAPKLSGKTLSEANIRAETSCTVVAVERDGELISEMHPNFEIKKDDELIVVGSDETINQFRKKYS; the protein is encoded by the coding sequence ATGATTGAAGGAAGTTCGATAATATACTATGCGTTTTTAGCCGGGGCAGTGTTCGCCGGTGTGTATGTTTATTTCTTTTATGGTTTGAATGATTGGTTACGAAAGGTATATCGATCTGTTCTTTTTGTTGTGGGCCTCATTTTAGTGTATGGTGTAGTTTACCAATGGGGCATGGCCTACTTCGAAGGAATCGAAAAAAGTTACATTCACTCGCTTCAGGTAGTTATTGAATCCGTTACAACTGCGGGTTATGGTGGTGATGCGCCATGGACCAGCGGCTTCATGAATTTTTTTGTGATATGGATGAATCTGACAGGTGTGATTATGGTATTTTTGGCATTCCCGCTTTTTGTGTTTCCAATGATTCGAGAGGCAATTCAACCACATCCGCCCGAGAGCATTGATTTTGAAGATCATGTTATTATCTGTTCCATTTCAAAAAGAGCATCTATTTTACAACAAGAGCTTCAATCGAAATCTATTCCGTATGTAATTGTTGATCTGGACGAGAAAGCCGTGATGGATCTGCATGAAAATGGAATTCCGGTTTTGCTGGGAAATCCCTCGGATGAAGAGGTGCTGAAATCGGCCAACATTAGTAAGGCTCGTGCTTTAGTTGCTGATATGGATGACGAGAATAACGCTCTGATTTGTCTTGCAAGCCGATCACTTAAAAATGAGTTAATTGTTTTAAGTGTGGCCACGGAGGAAAATATGATTCCTTACCATCGCTATGCTGGTGCGTCACAGGTAATACTGCCCCGACGGATCTTGGGAAAAAGCCTGGCAGAACGTGTCATCGTATCGATAACCGAAGATTTACAGGGAGTAACCCAGTTGAGCGATGAATTAGAACTCACCGAAATTTTAATCGAACCAAATAGTGATATTGTTGGTAAAACCATTCAGCAGTCCCAGATTCGGGAGAGGTACGGGGTTAATATTATCGGTGCGTGGTTTTCAGGAAATTTTGTATCCAGCCCCAAGCCCGATAAGGTTATAAACGAGCATACTATACTGCTTCTTGCGGGTTCTCACCAAAATCTGACCGAATTTCGTGCAAAAACGGTATCCAGGCAGCATGATGTTGAGGGGCCCGTAATTATTGCAGGATTAGGTGTTGTAGGCCAGACGATTTCAGAACTATTCAGGGAAAGAGATATCGAGTATATAGTTGTCGATATAGCGGATAAAGAAGGTGTTGATATTGTTGGAGATATCACAAAGAAAGAAACATTGGAGAAGGCAGAAATTCACGACGCTTCTACAATAATATTGGCTGTAAATGATGACCGATCGGCAATTTTTACAACACTTGTTTTACAGCAAATAAATCCAAAGGCAGAGATCATCGCACGCGTTAACGATATAGATAACATAGGAAAGGTATATCGGGCAGGTGCTGATTATGTACTTTCCTTACCCACAGTTACGGGACGAATGTTATTCTCGATGCTAATGGAAGACGATGATATATTATCTACAGATACCCTATACGAAGTGGTGAGAATTGAAGCACCAAAATTAAGCGGCAAAACACTCAGTGAGGCAAATATTCGTGCTGAAACCAGTTGTACGGTAGTAGCTGTTGAGAGAGATGGTGAGCTTATTTCTGAAATGCATCCGAACTTTGAAATCAAAAAAGATGATGAACTTATTGTAGTAGGCAGTGATGAAACGATCAATCAATTCAGGAAGAAATACAGCTAA
- a CDS encoding cytochrome c, with the protein MEKSYPQKTTQSFAVIIISTFVFFAFTAFNGSNPDFNQTTGISQSAQGVDTTVTASPLSGKELYMQACANCHGVDGKGGSVKQLGLQTPPPDFTDCDFASREPDGDWIAVAHQGGPARGFSTEMPAFGEAISVGELQKIMDHVRTFCRNDNWPRGELNLPRALVTEKAYPEDEAVISSFIDVENEGAVMNEIVYEQRFGARNQIEIVFPFGYSQMPGGSWSGGHLGDMAVGVKRAFYHNYNSGTILSLTGEVILPTGDTATGFGKGTTVLEPFASFGQLLPAGGFLHVQTGLEYPVLQDKAENEAFWRAALGKSFNPNPWGRTWSPMVEMLGSRELESGAEIHWDIVPQMQITLNKRQHIMLNVGYRIPVDDAGRESQFMVYILWDWFDGGFFEGW; encoded by the coding sequence ATGGAAAAAAGCTATCCTCAAAAGACGACGCAATCGTTTGCAGTTATAATCATTTCTACATTTGTATTTTTTGCTTTCACTGCATTTAACGGATCTAACCCTGATTTTAACCAGACAACCGGCATTTCTCAGTCTGCACAAGGTGTTGATACAACGGTAACGGCTTCACCATTATCAGGTAAAGAACTTTACATGCAAGCCTGTGCAAATTGTCATGGTGTGGATGGAAAAGGAGGATCAGTTAAACAGCTTGGCTTGCAAACTCCTCCGCCTGATTTTACAGATTGTGACTTTGCAAGTCGTGAACCGGATGGAGACTGGATTGCCGTTGCACACCAGGGCGGCCCCGCAAGAGGGTTTTCAACAGAGATGCCGGCATTCGGAGAGGCAATATCGGTCGGGGAGCTTCAAAAAATTATGGATCATGTACGAACGTTTTGCAGGAATGACAACTGGCCACGCGGTGAATTAAACCTGCCAAGGGCGTTGGTTACCGAAAAAGCTTACCCGGAAGATGAAGCCGTTATTTCTTCTTTTATTGATGTGGAGAATGAAGGTGCTGTAATGAATGAGATTGTCTATGAGCAGCGTTTTGGTGCGAGGAATCAAATTGAGATTGTTTTTCCTTTCGGCTATAGCCAGATGCCCGGGGGAAGCTGGAGCGGCGGACACCTCGGTGATATGGCAGTTGGCGTGAAGCGCGCTTTCTATCACAACTACAACAGTGGAACAATCCTCAGTTTAACCGGCGAAGTTATTCTGCCCACGGGAGATACTGCAACTGGGTTTGGCAAAGGGACGACGGTTTTAGAACCATTTGCCTCTTTTGGTCAACTGTTGCCGGCCGGAGGCTTTTTGCACGTTCAGACAGGGTTGGAATACCCGGTGTTGCAAGATAAAGCAGAAAATGAAGCCTTTTGGCGAGCTGCTTTAGGTAAGAGTTTTAATCCAAATCCCTGGGGACGAACATGGTCGCCCATGGTTGAAATGCTCGGTTCGAGAGAGCTGGAATCCGGCGCTGAAATTCATTGGGATATCGTGCCTCAAATGCAAATCACTCTTAATAAGCGACAGCATATCATGCTAAATGTTGGGTACAGAATACCGGTAGATGACGCCGGCAGAGAATCTCAGTTTATGGTTTACATTTTATGGGACTGGTTTGACGGCGGTTTTTTTGAGGGATGGTAA
- a CDS encoding transposase, which translates to MSRKYKFYDSKKPHFVSFAIVNWIDLFTRKDYVDIVTESMSYCIQEKGLILNAWCIMTNHVHLMIRSEQNLLSDIMRDLKKFTSYKLYSTIQEHPQESRKEWLLWMFEQSGQANENNKNIQVWQQHNQPIELDTNEKIDQRLEYLHMNPVKAGYVIKPEDWVHSSARQYAGLEDRFDLELIE; encoded by the coding sequence ATGAGCAGAAAATACAAATTCTATGACTCAAAGAAGCCCCACTTCGTAAGCTTCGCCATCGTCAACTGGATCGACTTGTTTACAAGGAAAGATTATGTTGATATCGTAACGGAGAGCATGTCGTATTGTATTCAAGAGAAAGGACTGATATTGAATGCCTGGTGTATTATGACCAATCACGTGCATCTGATGATCCGATCGGAACAGAATTTGTTGTCCGATATCATGAGGGACCTGAAGAAGTTTACTTCTTATAAACTATATTCTACAATTCAAGAGCATCCGCAAGAAAGCCGGAAGGAGTGGCTCTTATGGATGTTTGAACAGTCTGGGCAGGCAAATGAAAATAACAAGAACATTCAGGTTTGGCAGCAGCATAATCAACCGATTGAACTGGACACGAATGAGAAAATTGATCAACGGTTGGAGTATTTACATATGAACCCGGTAAAAGCCGGATATGTCATCAAGCCGGAAGATTGGGTGCATAGCAGTGCCCGACAGTATGCAGGATTGGAGGATCGGTTTGATCTGGAGCTGATTGAATAG
- a CDS encoding prolyl oligopeptidase family serine peptidase, whose product MSLKKFFVLTLSFILLTVTSALAQDNRLTISEWLILGPVETEMPVYHDQKNIKDKTYTISDLLDFEPVDVSDWRPEEGRMVDWSQNMELEWRYVQADTLKLETDNDDIPKNYWSAFYLDANQFTEATLRIESHHPFKLYVNGEEKAQKVSCQHIIQEAGSHSHSLVLEQGKHQILIRSVYDPSSRASLNLSATLSTKDKAEITQSLHPNKYLNLETLSNQPSVNSLGISADGSLAAIQIHKPAPPDGNGDSWLEILETDTGDLYREYKGVENFGSLEWAPKGKRFTYTESKDEKTSLWLSDLENGSQQRLLKDVENFGSYEWSPDGTFIIYSVSEQAESDDSGVELLEEMEARRPGFDSRNFLYRLNVPNGTTQRLTAGRLTTTLHDISPDGDKLLFSRTHIDYSQRPYNVTEYQLLDLETMKTDSLFSAGFGGSGQFSPNGETILFTGGPNMFGDKGVNVPEGTIPNDFDNQAYLYNIESADVTPITRDFAPSIDSAIWRENSNTIYFLTTDRSFKTLYKYDVRRSRFTKLSTELDVVSDVDFSSDGSVAVYSGTGISQPVQVYSYDVEQDESTLLRYPGEEHFAHVEFGDHETWTFTNDRGTEIDGVIYYPPDFDPNQKYPVISYYYGGTVPVSRAFGGRYPKELYAAKGYIVYVMQPSGAIGYGQEFSALHVNDWGKIVSGEIINGVNKFLDEHEYADRENVGAIGASYGGFMTMLLMTETDLFTAAVSHAGISNIASYWGVGYWGFQYNSVAAANSFPWNNEEVYVDQSPLYSADQVTTPLLFVTGAADTNVPPGESYQMYTALKLLGKETALVQVEGQDHHILDYNKYKLMEIEYYLLVR is encoded by the coding sequence ATGAGTTTAAAGAAATTCTTCGTACTCACCCTTTCCTTTATTCTTTTAACTGTCACATCTGCCCTGGCACAAGATAACCGGCTAACAATTTCTGAATGGCTGATACTCGGGCCTGTTGAAACAGAGATGCCTGTCTATCATGATCAGAAGAATATTAAGGATAAAACCTATACCATCTCTGATCTGCTGGACTTTGAACCGGTTGATGTATCAGATTGGCGCCCTGAAGAGGGCAGGATGGTGGACTGGTCTCAAAATATGGAATTGGAATGGCGATACGTTCAGGCTGACACACTTAAGCTGGAAACCGATAATGATGATATTCCCAAGAACTACTGGTCCGCTTTCTACCTGGATGCGAATCAGTTTACAGAGGCCACGTTAAGAATTGAAAGTCATCACCCTTTTAAATTGTATGTGAATGGGGAGGAGAAAGCACAAAAAGTAAGCTGTCAACATATTATACAAGAGGCCGGTTCTCACAGCCATTCCCTGGTACTCGAACAAGGCAAGCATCAAATATTGATCCGGTCGGTATATGATCCGAGTTCCCGGGCTTCTCTCAATCTTTCAGCCACCTTATCTACTAAAGATAAAGCAGAGATCACGCAATCACTGCATCCCAACAAGTATCTTAACCTGGAAACCCTTTCCAATCAACCGTCTGTAAATAGCCTTGGTATTTCGGCCGATGGATCCCTCGCAGCGATTCAAATTCACAAGCCGGCTCCACCTGACGGAAACGGCGATTCATGGCTTGAAATCCTGGAAACAGACACCGGAGATCTCTATCGCGAATACAAAGGAGTGGAAAATTTTGGAAGCCTTGAATGGGCACCGAAGGGAAAAAGGTTCACTTACACAGAATCGAAAGATGAAAAAACATCACTTTGGCTTTCTGATCTGGAAAACGGATCTCAGCAGCGGCTTTTGAAAGATGTTGAAAACTTTGGCAGCTACGAATGGTCCCCGGATGGCACTTTTATCATCTATTCTGTTTCTGAGCAAGCGGAATCGGATGACTCCGGAGTGGAGCTGTTGGAAGAGATGGAAGCACGACGCCCTGGTTTTGACTCCCGAAATTTTCTATACAGGCTGAACGTACCGAACGGGACAACACAACGACTTACGGCGGGGAGGCTCACAACTACGCTTCATGATATCAGCCCGGACGGTGACAAACTTCTCTTCTCACGTACTCACATCGATTATTCCCAACGGCCTTATAATGTCACCGAATATCAACTACTGGATCTGGAAACCATGAAAACCGATTCACTTTTCTCAGCCGGTTTTGGTGGAAGTGGTCAGTTTTCACCTAATGGAGAAACGATCCTGTTTACTGGCGGTCCAAATATGTTTGGTGACAAAGGCGTGAATGTTCCTGAGGGTACGATTCCAAATGATTTTGACAACCAGGCATATCTCTACAATATCGAATCTGCCGATGTGACCCCGATCACACGAGATTTTGCACCTTCCATCGACAGTGCGATTTGGAGAGAAAATTCAAATACGATTTACTTTTTAACTACGGATCGATCTTTTAAGACGCTCTATAAATATGATGTGAGAAGATCACGATTCACAAAATTATCTACCGAACTGGATGTAGTTTCTGATGTAGATTTTTCCAGTGATGGCAGCGTTGCGGTCTATTCGGGCACGGGAATTTCTCAGCCGGTTCAGGTCTATTCATATGATGTTGAACAGGATGAGTCTACATTGCTGCGCTATCCCGGCGAAGAGCATTTTGCACATGTTGAGTTTGGCGATCATGAAACGTGGACCTTCACAAATGATCGCGGAACTGAAATCGACGGAGTGATCTACTATCCTCCTGATTTTGATCCCAATCAAAAATATCCTGTCATCTCGTACTACTACGGGGGCACGGTTCCGGTCAGCCGGGCATTTGGAGGACGTTACCCCAAAGAGCTGTATGCTGCAAAAGGGTACATCGTTTATGTGATGCAGCCGAGCGGAGCCATCGGGTACGGACAGGAATTCTCTGCCCTTCATGTAAATGACTGGGGTAAAATCGTTTCAGGTGAGATTATCAACGGCGTGAACAAATTCCTGGATGAACACGAATATGCTGACCGCGAAAATGTGGGAGCCATTGGAGCTTCCTATGGCGGATTTATGACGATGCTCCTGATGACCGAAACAGATCTGTTTACTGCTGCCGTAAGCCATGCGGGAATCAGCAATATCGCCAGTTATTGGGGCGTGGGTTACTGGGGATTCCAATATAATTCTGTGGCTGCCGCGAACTCGTTCCCCTGGAACAACGAAGAAGTTTATGTTGATCAAAGTCCGCTCTATTCAGCGGATCAGGTTACAACTCCTCTTCTCTTTGTGACTGGTGCTGCGGACACAAACGTGCCGCCCGGAGAAAGTTATCAAATGTACACGGCACTCAAACTTCTTGGAAAGGAAACAGCTCTCGTTCAGGTAGAAGGACAAGACCACCACATTCTGGATTACAACAAATACAAGCTTATGGAAATCGAGTATTATCTCTTGGTTCGATAA
- a CDS encoding VOC family protein produces MKYKDKGIHHISVISGDAQTNADFYVNKLGLRMVLKSVNQDDPGTYHLFYANAEGEPGSSITFFPWKRAVRSKTGTGEVERISFSVPVDSISYWQKRFDDLDIPAGGPFERFGRKVLPFEDPDGLTLEIVEDNRSKDLPGWKDADVPLDKAIRGFWGANLLLSQTEETAEILTDILGFKRVEDSGNQTLYETGSDLGHSVILEKADVVQYGKTGRGTVHHLAFRTKDEEQLQEFRQKVISKGLSPTNIIDRHVFKSVYFQTPGGVLFEMATDGPGYQSVASSDEKMGQELFLPNFLEPKRDIIEQRLEPIEV; encoded by the coding sequence ATGAAATACAAAGACAAAGGAATACATCACATCTCAGTCATCTCAGGCGATGCGCAAACGAACGCTGATTTTTATGTGAATAAACTCGGTTTACGAATGGTGTTGAAGTCCGTAAACCAGGATGATCCCGGAACCTATCACCTGTTTTATGCGAACGCTGAAGGGGAGCCCGGATCGAGTATCACATTTTTTCCATGGAAACGAGCCGTGAGATCCAAAACGGGTACAGGAGAAGTAGAGCGAATCTCATTTTCCGTTCCGGTGGATTCTATTTCATACTGGCAGAAACGGTTTGATGATTTGGATATTCCGGCAGGTGGACCCTTTGAGCGGTTCGGCAGAAAAGTACTGCCATTTGAAGATCCCGATGGATTGACGTTGGAGATTGTTGAAGATAACCGATCCAAAGATCTGCCGGGCTGGAAAGATGCAGATGTTCCGCTCGACAAAGCGATCCGCGGATTCTGGGGAGCGAATCTCCTGCTTTCACAAACGGAAGAAACAGCGGAAATTTTGACAGATATTTTAGGATTTAAGAGGGTGGAGGATTCAGGAAATCAAACATTATATGAAACCGGAAGTGATCTTGGTCATTCTGTAATCCTGGAAAAAGCCGATGTGGTTCAATACGGCAAAACCGGCCGCGGAACGGTTCACCACTTAGCATTTCGAACGAAAGATGAAGAGCAATTACAAGAGTTCCGGCAAAAAGTCATCTCGAAAGGATTATCACCTACGAATATTATTGACCGCCACGTGTTCAAATCCGTCTATTTCCAAACACCCGGCGGCGTTCTCTTCGAAATGGCAACAGACGGACCGGGATATCAATCCGTGGCATCCAGTGATGAAAAAATGGGACAGGAACTCTTCCTGCCGAATTTCCTTGAACCGAAACGTGATATAATTGAGCAAAGGCTGGAACCAATTGAGGTGTAA